The genomic region CGGCTAGGCGGCCTGGAAGACCTCGCGGAACTCGGCGAGGGCAGCGTCGAGCGACTTCTTGATGCCGTCGTCGAGCTGCTTCTTCTCGACGATCGCCTTGCCGATCTCCGGGTGGCGGTTGTCGAGGAACTCGATGAGCTCCTTCATGTACCGGCTCACCTGCTCCACGGCGATGTTGCGGATCCAGCCCTGCCCGGCCGCGTCCTTGTTGGTGGCGGCGTAGATCTGGATGACCTGCTTCTCGACCGGGAGCGGCTGGTACTGGCCCTGCTTCAGCACCTCGACCAGGCGCTCGCCGCGGGCCAGGGTCTCCTGGGTGGCCTTGTCGAGGTCGGAGCCGAACTGGGCGAAGGCGGCGAGCTCGCGGTACTGGGCGAGCTCGAGCTTCAGCGAGCCGGCCACCTGCTTCATGGCCTTGATCTGGGCCGAGCCGCCGACGCGCGACACCGAGATGCCGACGTTGATGGCGGGGCGCTGACCGGCGTTGAAGAGGTCGGTCTCGAGGAAGATCTGGCCGTCGGTGATCGAGATGACGTTGGTCGGGATGTACGCGGAGACGTCGCCGGCCTGGGTCTCGATGATGGGGAGGGCGGTGAGCGACCCGGCGCCCTCCTTGTCGGAGAGCTTGGCGGCGCGCTCGAGCAGGCGGCTGTGGAGGTAGAACACGTCGCCCGGGTACGCCTCGCGGCCCGGCGGGCGGCGGAGGAGCAGCGACAGCTGGCGGTAGGCGACGGCCTGCTTCGAGAGATCGTCGTAGATGATGAGGGCGTGCATCCCGTTGTCGCGGAAGTACTCGCCCATGGTCACGCCGGTGTACGGCGCGAGGAACTGCAGCGGGGCCGGGTCGGAGGCGTTGGCGGCGACGACGATGGAGTACTCCATCGCGCCGGCCTCCTTGAGGCGGTCCACCACGCGGGCCACGGTGGACTGCTTCTGCCCGATGGCCACGTAGATGCAGAAGACGTTCAGGCCCTTCTGGTTGATGATGGTGTCGATGGCGACGGCGGTCTTGCCGGTCTGGCGGTCGCCGAGGATGAGCTCGCGCTGGCCGCGGCCGATCGGCACCAGGGCGTCGATGGCCTTGAGGCCGGTCTGCAGCGGCTCGTGCACCGACTTGCGCTTCACGATGCCGGGGGCCTTGATCTCGATCTTGCGGC from Anaeromyxobacter paludicola harbors:
- the atpA gene encoding F0F1 ATP synthase subunit alpha — translated: MEIRADEISRIIRDQIKDYGKKVDVAETGTVLSQGDGIARIYGLSGAAAGELLEFPHGIRGLVLNLEEDNVGAAIMGHADRIREGDPVKRTGRIAEVPVGKELLGRVVDGLGLPIDGRGPINATQSRKIEIKAPGIVKRKSVHEPLQTGLKAIDALVPIGRGQRELILGDRQTGKTAVAIDTIINQKGLNVFCIYVAIGQKQSTVARVVDRLKEAGAMEYSIVVAANASDPAPLQFLAPYTGVTMGEYFRDNGMHALIIYDDLSKQAVAYRQLSLLLRRPPGREAYPGDVFYLHSRLLERAAKLSDKEGAGSLTALPIIETQAGDVSAYIPTNVISITDGQIFLETDLFNAGQRPAINVGISVSRVGGSAQIKAMKQVAGSLKLELAQYRELAAFAQFGSDLDKATQETLARGERLVEVLKQGQYQPLPVEKQVIQIYAATNKDAAGQGWIRNIAVEQVSRYMKELIEFLDNRHPEIGKAIVEKKQLDDGIKKSLDAALAEFREVFQAA